The Candidatus Dependentiae bacterium genomic interval GATCCTGTACTTGAGAAAATTCTTATTGAGTCTATTATTTCTGGATTTAAGCCACTAGAAGAATGTACAGAAAAAGAGTTGGAATCAAAAGAGTCTGGCAAAAAGCGTAATGCACGTATTATGGCTCGTCTAAAAGAAGCACTCAGTGACAAAGTATATGAAAAGATTAACCGTGCAGGCCACGTGCTTGATTTTTTTAATGTACGAACTGGGAAATAACTTAGAAAATAGTTGTAAAATAAGGCCTGATTAAAATCAGGCCTTTATTATTAACTCAATTAACTTACTGTTTGTGACAAGCACAATACTTTTAGTTAATTGACTTTGTATTGCCATACTTTTTATACTCGATATATGCTTAAAGAAGCATTACATTGTAGGAATAATTATGAAGAACTTAGATAGAAAAGCTATACTAAACTATTTACGCGAGAACAAAGACGTTTTAGAAGAACAATTTGGTATTACTAAAATTGCTCTTTTTGGTTCTTATGCTCGCAATGAAGCTCATGTAGATAGTGATATAGACCTTTTAATTGAAACAAAACAACAAAGTTTTAAAAACCGCATGCTTTTAAAAGAATATTTAGAAAACCATTTCCATAGAAAGGTTGATCTTTGCTATTTTAAAAGTATACGACTCTTCATCAAAAGTCATGCTGAGAAAGATATAGTATATGCCTAAAAGAATTCCCGAGTTTTTCGTTATAGATATCTTGATCTCTTTAGATAAAGTTAAAAGATATACAAAAAACTTTTTAAGTCTTGAGGAATTTGTTATTGATGAAAAAACCTTTGATGCAACAGTAAGAGAGCTTGAAATTATTGGTGAAGCTCTTAAACATATTTTGAGTCATTCTGCTTATGACTATTTAGTTAAGCATCAGTGGAGAATTATTGTAGACTTTAGAAATATTGTAGCTCATGAATATTTTGGAATAGATTATGATGAAATATTTGATATAGTTCGTAATGACCTTCTAGAGTTTGAACATGAATTTTTAGAATTTGCTCAAGTAGTTAAAAGTACGGAGCTTATAAGCGCATTAAACTTTGCAAAACAAGAACTTACTAAAATTAAGCGATACGAAAGTATTAACTACCTTGAGTATTTAGAATCTTTGTTAAACGATAGTAATAAAGATTAAAGGTTTTCTAAGGTGTCTGGGTATGAGAAATTCCTTTATTACTTATATTGCTTAATGTACGAACTGGTAAATAACTTAGAAAATAGTTAATAAATAAGGCCTGATGAAAATCAGGCCTTATTTTATAGATTAGTGGTTGTCAAAAAAATAGTTACTTTTAATTGCGGCAATATTTATTAAGTATAGCTCTAGCTAAACAGCTAAACTTTTTATTTATTGGCAGTGGTGTTACTGTTGGCGTTGGCTGACAATTAATCTGTACGGTAACTTCACTCGAAAGAGCACTCATGCAATTAGTAGCATTACTAGCCTGAGCTGTAAAACTATAAGTTCCATTAGCAAGTTGAGAGCTTACACTAAAGTTGCCATTACTATCACTTTGTGTTGAAGCAATAGGTGAACTATTAGCACTAAAAATAGTTACGGAAACATTCGGGTCAGTGGTACCTGAAAAAGTTATAGTTGGACAATTGCTAGTATCAACTGCAAGTGTTGGTGTTATAGGAATCTGCTGAGTGCTTCTAAATATAACTACACCTGGTTGTTGGCCATTAGTATTGATTACTGCTAAACAGTTATCAACAGAATAAGACAAGTTAGCAGGGTTAGTTATACTGCTTCCATCGAGAGTAACTACAGGTAGAGCCGGGTTTGTTTGTGTGGTGCAATCAGAATTAATTTTATAAATAGTTACGTTATTTAAATTAGAAACAGCCAGACAGCCATTAGGTGAAAAATCAATTCCACGTTGAAATGCAGTTACATTAATGCCACTTGTGCTATTAAGAGTTGCACTAGGAGCGAGTGGCCCTGAAGGTTGACCGCACTCTAGAGCATACAGAGTTACCGTACTATCGCTTCCTGTTCCAGACGCACCAGCATTAGCAACAGCCAGGCACCCACTAGTAGAGAATGCTACTGATACAGCATTATTAATACCGCTTATGGCATTATCAAGAACAACAAATGGTGCAGGTGAAGCAGAAGAAGGTGTGGAACAGTCTATAGTATAAATAGTTACAGTGGAGTTATTAGGCTCAAGAGAGTTCGAATTTGCAACAGCAAGACAACTTGTTCCATTAGCGGTTAATGGGGAAAATGCTAGTGATACAGGAAGCCCGGTAAGTTGCCCAGTTTCTGCATCAATAACAGTTGTAGGAGTTAAAGATGTGGCTTGAGGATTACGGCAGTTAATAGAGTATATAAATACACTTGTGTTTGCACCATCAGTGGCATTGCTGACAGCAAGACATGCGCTTCCCGTAATAGTATTGAGTTGTGAAAAAGCTAAACTTCGAAAGTTGCTAGCTACACCCTCCATAATACTAGTTGGAATATTAATAATAGGGGCGGGAGGACTAGCTAAAGAAGTCGTACAATCTATTGAATAAATTGTTATTGTTCCGGGGGTGTCACGTAGATTAAAAACAGCTAAACAACTGGTATTAGTCACAGGGTCAAAAGGTGCAAATACTACAACTTGAGGTCCATTAATCATGCTGGTAGTAGCATCTAAAACTGTAATAAGTTGGGGTGTTGATTGAGCATTCGTACAATCAACAGAGTAAATAGCAACAGTATTATTAAGAAAGTTAGCAATAGCTAGGCAGCGTCTATTGTTGCCACTAGTTGCCGGTGAAAATGAAATTGAATTAGGGTTGTTAAGTGCACTGTTGTTGCCCTTAATTATCGCTGCAGGAGCAGATGCTGGCTGTGTGTTACTACAGTCCACCGCACTTGCTGCGTAAATTGTTGTATCTCCTGAATTAGTGTTAGCAACAGCTAGGCAACCACCGGCAGAAAATGCTACTGAACGAGCTCCATTGATGCGGCTTGTGCTGTTATTAAGAGTGGTAGTAGGAGCCAGGGGACCAGAAGGGGTAGTGCAATCTATAGAATAGATAGTTACGGTGCTATCGGTTCCTGACTGACCTTGATTGGCAACGGCAAGGCATTCTGAAGAAAATGCTACCGATTGAGGATTCTTAATACCGCTTACAGCAGCATTAAGAATAGTTGTTGGTGCAGGTGATACTGCAGATTCAGTAGCACAATCAACTATTCTTAATACCGCTTACAGCAGCATTAAGAATAGTTGTTGGTGCAGGTGATACTGCAGATTCAGTAGCACAATCAACTGAATAAATAGTTACTGTATTGTTACCGGAATTACTAACAGCTAAACAACCATTAGGAGAAAACGCTACTGATATAGGGAGGTTAATCATACTTGTGGTAGAGTCTAAAACAACAGTTGGAGCAGGTGTTGGCCCAGAAGTATTACAATGTAACGTATCAGCAGAGTATAAAGTTACTCGACCTCCTTGTAAACCTAGGATTCCACTAGCAACAGCTAGACATCCTGTGGATGAAAATGCCACTGCATTAACACTAAAAGCTTTACTAGTTGCAGCATCAAGCATCACCGTGGGCGCAGGAGGCGTCGTTGAAGGATTGGTGCAGTCTATTGTATTTGCAGAAAAGATAGCAACTGCACTATTATTTGGATCTGTCAAACCACTGCCAACAGCAAGACAGCCACTAGGAGAAAATGCTAAAGAACTAACAAATAAAATTTTGCTGGTAGTGTTATCAAGAGTAATTGCTGGAGC includes:
- a CDS encoding nucleotidyltransferase family protein — protein: MKNLDRKAILNYLRENKDVLEEQFGITKIALFGSYARNEAHVDSDIDLLIETKQQSFKNRMLLKEYLENHFHRKVDLCYFKSIRLFIKSHAEKDIVYA
- a CDS encoding carboxypeptidase regulatory-like domain-containing protein — its product is MDCSNTQPASAPAAIIKGNNSALNNPNSISFSPATSGNNRRCLAIANFLNNTVAIYSVDCTNAQSTPQLITVLDATTSMINGPQVVVFAPFDPVTNTSCLAVFNLRDTPGTITIYSIDCTTSLASPPAPIINIPTSIMEGVASNFRSLAFSQLNTITGSACLAVSNATDGANTSVFIYSINCRNPQATSLTPTTVIDAETGQLTGLPVSLAFSPLTANGTSCLAVANSNSLEPNNSTVTIYTIDCSTPSSASPAPFVVLDNAISGINNAVSVAFSTSGCLAVANAGASGTGSDSTVTLYALECGQPSGPLAPSATLNSTSGINVTAFQRGIDFSPNGCLAVSNLNNVTIYKINSDCTTQTNPALPVVTLDGSSITNPANLSYSVDNCLAVINTNGQQPGVVIFRSTQQIPITPTLAVDTSNCPTITFSGTTDPNVSVTIFSANSSPIASTQSDSNGNFSVSSQLANGTYSFTAQASNATNCMSALSSEVTVQINCQPTPTVTPLPINKKFSCLARAILNKYCRN
- a CDS encoding DUF86 domain-containing protein — translated: MPKRIPEFFVIDILISLDKVKRYTKNFLSLEEFVIDEKTFDATVRELEIIGEALKHILSHSAYDYLVKHQWRIIVDFRNIVAHEYFGIDYDEIFDIVRNDLLEFEHEFLEFAQVVKSTELISALNFAKQELTKIKRYESINYLEYLESLLNDSNKD